Sequence from the Nocardia brasiliensis genome:
AGCCGTAGGCGCTGCCGTGATAGCGGGTGGTCTCCAGGGACCAGCGAAGGTTGCCCGCGCACAACGAATTCAACGTGTTCAGATAGATCGCCACCTCCGGTCGCATCAGGTAGCGATGCCGTAGGACAGCGCACGCGTCCGCCAATTCGGCGTCGGCGATACGGATGAGTTCACCCGTGAGGTCCAGGGCCTGCTGTGGCTGCTGGCGGTGGTTGTGGATCAGCACAGCGACGACGTTGAACAGATCACCGCGGGTGTACTCCTTACGGAACGACAGCAGATCGTTGACCAAGAGCGTGTGCATGGTCGTCGCGCGTTGTGCCCGTCGCAGATCCGGGTCGGCGTCGACCAGCGCGGACAGGTCGATGCCGTGGACGTACTCCCCGCCGATGAGCAGCGGCTGGGGTCCGAAACTGAGTTGCCGGATATCGAGATAGGCGTCGAAATCGGGCAGCACCGCGCGGTCGATGTAGTCTCGCTCGAGCGCGATTCCACGCAGGCAGTCCCGCCAGCCTTGCTGGTAACGCTGGAAGATGCGCTCGGACATGTTGTCGCGCATGGTCTTCCAGATATCGGAGAACGCGGGCGCGTACGGATGATCGGCAGTCCAGTCGACGGCTATCTCATCGAAGGTCGCATCCCGGAGCAGAGCCATGTCGTCAACCTCGAACATCAGTGAGTTCAGGCACGCCGAGTGCAGGACTCTCTCGGGCATCCCGTTCGGGTAGATCAGTGCATCGAACGACGCGTAGCGATGTTCGAAGAACCGAGACATTGCGGCCGAATCGGGAAATGGCAGGAACCGACGGACCCAGGCCGCGTGGTCCTCGTAGATCGTCGGGTACGCGGAGTTGATGCGAGCCCGGGTGTGGCAGACCGGTTCCGGGATGTGCAGCGTGCCGCTGAGCCGGGGCGGCGCCAATGGCGTGGTCATGGCAAGCCCCTTCCAGCGGTCGTCCGCGTGCTGTTCGCCGCCGCGAGCAACGCCGCGTGGTCGGTCAACTTCACGCGCGGCCGACCATTCGCCCGGCCCTCCGCCCGCTCTGCCGAATCGATTGCCCGCCAACCGGAACCGTCGATCAGATCCGGTTGACGGTGTGCCAGCAGCTGCGTCAATTCCGCCCGTCCGCGAGGCGGGGTGGCCAGCCGCCCTGCGCCGAAATCGGCGAACAGGGCCGCGACGGTCTCCTCGGCGTCGGCCCGATTGGTTCCGATCACGCCGTGCGGGCCGCGTTTGATCCACCCGGCGACATAGGCGCCCGGTACCACGTCACCGTGGTCGAGCACCCGGCCATGGTCGTTGGGAATCACTCCGCGATGCCGGTCGAACGGGACGCCCGGGATAGCGAGTCCGCGATAGCCGATACTGCGGAGCACGAGCGACGTCTCGATGGTCTCGATGGTGTCGGTCGGCTCAGCGATTACCGCTCCGTCCCTGCGCCGCAGCGTATTCCGCGCGTACTCGAGCGCTTGCACGCTGTTCGTGCCCCGCAATGCCACGGGCGTGCTCAGGAATCGCAGTGTGATGCGCCGACGGTCGCCGGCGGCGTCCGCTCGCGCGTAATCGCACGCCAGACTCCATTTCAGACGCTGTGCCGGATCGGCTTGGACCGCCGCTGCCTCGGTGGCGTCGAGTCGCAGATCCCGAGGATTCACCCGCACGTCGACACCGCGCAGCTGTGACAGCGCGAGCAGCTCGGGCCCGGTGTAGGCCGCCTGTGCCGGTGAGCGCCGGCCGAGGACAACGACCTCTCGAATCTTGCTGTGGCGCAGCGCTGCCAGGGCGTGGTCGGCGATATCGGTGGTGGCGAGCTCGGCGGGATCGATGGTCAGGATTCGGGCGAGATCCAGCGCCACGTTGCCGTTGCCGATGACGACCGCGCGTTCGGCGCAGAGGTCGAACGCGTGATCGGCGTAGTCGGGGTGCCCGTTGTACCACCCGACGAACTCGGTCGCGGAATGACTGCCGGGCAACCGTTCTCCCTCGATGCCGAGTTCCCGATCCGCCGCGGCCCCGATGGCGTAGATCACGGCGTGGTGATATTCGAGCAGCTCTGCGGGCTGGATATGTTCGCCCACAGTGACATTGAGGTGGTAGGCGAGTGTTTGCCGCGCGCGATCGGCCTCGAAGCGATCGCCGATCGCCTTGGTGCGCTGGTGGTCGGGAGCGATACCCGCGCGGACGAGACCGCCGGGGGTGGGCAGCTTTTCGAACAGATCCACGGTGACCTCGGCGTTCGAGAGCAGCGCGCGGGTCGCGTAGGCCGCTGCGGGCCCGCTGCCGACGACCGCGACCCGCAGCGTGTCATGGCCACGCGGCAGGCTCGGGGCGGCGGGCAGCGGCGCCGAGATGTCGGCGTCGAGCGGGTTGCTCTGGAAGTAGGTCGCGTTGATCTCGGCATAGCGTCGCAGTGGCGCGGTGAGGTCCTCTTCGGCGAAGATCGCACCGACCGGGCACGCGGGAACGCAGGCCCCGCAATCGATACACGTACCCGGATCGATGTACAACATCTCGGCTGTCGCGAAGTCCGGTTGGCCCGGGGCCGGCCGGATGCAGTCGACGGGGCACTCGCTGACGCAGCCGGCGTCATTGCAGCAGCTCTGGGTGATTACGTACGCCACGACTCGCCTCCTCCCGAATCGGGGCACGCGGTTGCTGCCGCGGTGGAAGCTTGTGCGGTAGCGGGGTTTTCGGTGAGCGCCAGCGCCTCTTCGAGCAGCGCGTCGACGATGCGTTCCTCGGGGACGGTCCGTACGACCTCGCCTTTGACGAAGATCTTGCCCTTGCCATTGCCGGAGGACACACCGAGATCGGCTTCGCGTGCCTCCCCGGGCCCGTTGACCACGCAGCCCATGACCGCGATCCGCAACGGGTGGGGGAAACCGTCGAACGCGGCCTCGACACGGGCGGCCAGCCGGTGGATGTCGACCTGTACGCGGCCACAGCCGGGGCAGGACACGATTTCCAGCTGACGTGGCCGCAATCCCAGTGACTGCAGGATGTGATTGCCGACCTTGACCTGTTCGACCGGCGGCGCCGAGATGGACACCCTGATCGTGTCGCCGATACCGTCGGCGAGCAGAATCGCGAACGCCGCCGCCGACTTGATGGTGCCCTGCAGCAACGGACCCGCCTCGGTCACACCGAGGTGGATCGGATAGTCGCAACGCTGAGCCAGCAGCCGATTGGCGGCGATTATGGTGTGCGGATCATGGTGTTTGACAGCGATTTTGAGATCCCGGAAACCGTGCTCCTCGAACAGCGCCGCCTCGTGCAGGGCGGAGTCGACCAGTGCCTGCGCGCTTGCTGTGCCGTGGCGTTCAAGGACACGGGGATCCAGCGAACCGGCGTTGACGCCCACTCGAATCGGCACGTGCGCCGCCGCGGCCGCGCGGGCGATCTCGGCGACCCGGTCGTCGAATTGCCGGATATTGCCGGGGTTGACCCGCACCGCCGCGCATCCGGCGTCGATCGCGGTGAAGACGTAGCGCGGCTGGAAGTGGATGTCGGCGATCACCGGCAGCGGTGACCTGGCCACGATCGTCGCCAGCGCCGCGGCGTCGTCGGGCGTCGGCACGGCCACTCGCACGATATCGCAGCCCGCGGCGGTGACCTCCGCGATCTGGCGCAGCGTGGCGTCGATATCCGCGGTCCTGGTGGTGGTCATGGTCTGCACCGAGATCGGTGCGCCACCGCCGACCGCGACCGTGCCGACGTCGAGCCGTCGTGTTGTCCGTCGGGACAGTGTGGCGGTCATGACGGTTCCCCCTGACCGGCCACGAGCTCATCGAAGGCCACGCATACCGAGTCCGCGATACCCGCACCGGTCAGGCCCGCCGCGGCGAGAATCGCGGCGCGCCCGCCGTGCTCGATGAACCGGTGGGGCAGACCTAGTCCGCGGACCGGAATCCCGGCGCCTGCGTCGACGAGCGCGCGCTGTATCGCGGGCGGGATTCCGCCCGCGGCCGTATTGTCTTCGGCCACAACGATCAACCGATAGCGCAGACACGCACCGACCATCAGCTCCGACACCGGCAGCACCCAGCGCGGATCGATGACGGTGACGCCGATACCGCCTTCGGTCAGCCGGTGCGCCGCCTGCACGCACTCCCCGGCCAGCGGGCCGACCCCGATCAGCAAGACGTCCCGGCGGGGGCCGCGGTACAGCACGTCGACGCCTTGAAAGCGTTCGAGTGCAACGATATCCGTCCCCACCGTCGCTTTCGGGAATCGCACCGCGGTCGGCCCGCTGCCGTCGGCTACGGCCTCCGCCAGCAACTCACCGAGCCGGGTCGCGTCCCTCGGCGCGGCGACACGAAGTCCGGGCACCGTGCTGAGGAGAGAAAGATCCCACATCCCATGGTGGCTCGGGCCATCGGGGCCGGTGATACCGGCACGGTCGAGGACGAAGGTCACCGGCAGCCGGTGCAGTGCCACATCCAGCAGCACCTGATCGAAGGCGCGGTTGAGGAAGGTCGAATAGACCGCCACGACCGGATGCATCCCCGCGATCGCCAGCCCCGCGGCGCTTGCCACGGCGTGCTGCTCGGCGATACCGACGTCGAAGCATCGGCGCGGGAACCGCTGGGCGAATGCGGAAAGCCCGGTGGGTCCGGGCATGGCGGCCGTGATGGCCACGATATCGCTTCGGCGGTCACCGATTTCGACCAAGGCGTCGGCGAAGACCTGGGTCCATGTGGCCGGGGCGGCGCCGGCACCGTCAGGGCGCCGCGCACCTGTGGTATGCAAGCGCTCGGGATCCGAGCATGCGGGCGGATAACCCTGACCCTTGACCGTCATCGTGTGGACGACTACCGGTCGACGCGTGCCGCGCGCGCGACGAAGGGCGGACTCGATAGCCGCGAAGTCGTGACCGTCCACCGGACCGATATAGGTGAACCCGAGATGTTCGAATATGGTCGACATCGCCGGTGCGGCAACGCCTTCGGGTCGGTCGGCACGCAGGCGCCGCAGGTGCGCGGCCAGCGCACCCGCGGTCGGTGCGTACGAGTGCCCGTTGTCGTTGAGCACGACGATCACCGGGCGCTGCGGCGCGGCGCCGATATTGTTGAGCGCTTCGAACGCCACACCGCCGGTGAGCGCGCCGTCGCCGACGACCGCGACGACCGAACGACCGCTCTGCCCTTGCAGTGCACGAGCTTTGGCGATGCCATCCGCGTAGCTCAGTGCCGTCGATGCGTGACTGTTCTCGATCACGTCGTGCTCGGACTCGCGCCTGTTCGGGTATCCCGACAGTCCGCCTGGACTGCGCAGCGTACGGGCGAAGGATGCGGCGCGCCCGGTGAGGATCTTGTGCACGTACGTCTGATGCCCGGTATCGAACAGCAGTGTGTCGTCGGGTGAATCGAACACTCGGTGCAAGGCGATCGTCAACTCCACTACACCGAGATTGGGGCCGAGATGCCCGCCGACGGTCAGTACAGTGTCGAGCACCAGCGCTCGGATCGCCGCGGCCACCTCGGGCAGCCGCTCGATCGGCAGTTCCCGCAGCCGATCCAAGGAACCGGCCAGCGATGACACGCAGCGTGCCGCCGCGTCGAAGGCGTCGTCGGCGCTCAGCGATGCCGGCGCGGTCATGATCGCCGCACCGCTGCCGGCGCCGCGAAAGCCATTGTCTCCACGGCGGTTACGACTTCTTCCACGGTCAACGGGCCATAGTGCCGTAGTTCCTCCAGCACCTCGTCCACCAGTGCGGCCGGGGCCGAGGCGCCTGCCGAGACTCCGATCACCCCGGCGGCACTGATCCACGCCTCCTCGATCGCGGTGGCGTCATCGACAAGGTATGCCGGAATACCGTGGCGGCGCGCCACATCGACCATGCGTTGCGAGTTCGACGAGTTCGCCGAGCCAACCACCAGGAACACATCGCTGCGGGCCGCGACCGCGTCCACCGCACGCTGACGATTGGTGCTGGCATAGCAGATATCGGCGGTCGGCGGGCCCTGCAGCATCGGGAACCGCGTCCGCAGCGCGGCTATGGTCGCCTCGGTCTCCTCGACCGAGAGGGTGGTCTGGGTCAGATAGGACACCCTGGTCTCGTCGGGTACATCGAGTGCCATCGCGGCACCGGGGTTGTCGATGACCACCGTCGCCGAGGGCGCCTCTCCTCGGGTGCCCTCGACTTCCTCGTGCCCGGCGTGCCCGATCAGCACGACGGTGTCGCCGCGCTCGGCGAATCGACGGGCTTCGGTGTGCACCTTGGTCACCAGCGGGCAGGTGGCGTCGACGACGGTCAGCTCTTGCGCGCCCGCCTGGCTGCGCACGGCGGGCGCGACGCCGTGCGCGGAGAAGACCACGGTGGAACCGGCGGGCACTTCGTCGAGCTCGTCGACGAACACCGCGCCCTTTCGCGCGAGTCGATCGACGACATGGGTGTTGTGGACTATCTGTTTGCGTACGTAGACCGGTGCGTCGCGGTCCGGTGCGGCGAGTAGCCGCTCGACGGTTTCGATCGCCCGCTCCACGCCGGCGCACAAGGACCGCGGCGCGGCCAGCAATACAGTTCGGTGTTCGGACATCGTCTTGTCCTCGGGTCGGTGCGGCGCTAGCGGCGGGGAGCGGCGACGTCGACGTGTTCCAGGATTCCGATCGCGTCCGGAACCAGCGCCGCCACAGAGAAGTACGAGGTGACGAGGTAGGACATGATCGCGT
This genomic interval carries:
- a CDS encoding terpene synthase family protein; protein product: MTTPLAPPRLSGTLHIPEPVCHTRARINSAYPTIYEDHAAWVRRFLPFPDSAAMSRFFEHRYASFDALIYPNGMPERVLHSACLNSLMFEVDDMALLRDATFDEIAVDWTADHPYAPAFSDIWKTMRDNMSERIFQRYQQGWRDCLRGIALERDYIDRAVLPDFDAYLDIRQLSFGPQPLLIGGEYVHGIDLSALVDADPDLRRAQRATTMHTLLVNDLLSFRKEYTRGDLFNVVAVLIHNHRQQPQQALDLTGELIRIADAELADACAVLRHRYLMRPEVAIYLNTLNSLCAGNLRWSLETTRYHGSAYGWNGRRDGIVTLDPGRDTSAFETMRAS
- the ispG gene encoding flavodoxin-dependent (E)-4-hydroxy-3-methylbut-2-enyl-diphosphate synthase, encoding MTATLSRRTTRRLDVGTVAVGGGAPISVQTMTTTRTADIDATLRQIAEVTAAGCDIVRVAVPTPDDAAALATIVARSPLPVIADIHFQPRYVFTAIDAGCAAVRVNPGNIRQFDDRVAEIARAAAAAHVPIRVGVNAGSLDPRVLERHGTASAQALVDSALHEAALFEEHGFRDLKIAVKHHDPHTIIAANRLLAQRCDYPIHLGVTEAGPLLQGTIKSAAAFAILLADGIGDTIRVSISAPPVEQVKVGNHILQSLGLRPRQLEIVSCPGCGRVQVDIHRLAARVEAAFDGFPHPLRIAVMGCVVNGPGEAREADLGVSSGNGKGKIFVKGEVVRTVPEERIVDALLEEALALTENPATAQASTAAATACPDSGGGESWRT
- a CDS encoding 1-deoxy-D-xylulose-5-phosphate synthase; amino-acid sequence: MTAPASLSADDAFDAAARCVSSLAGSLDRLRELPIERLPEVAAAIRALVLDTVLTVGGHLGPNLGVVELTIALHRVFDSPDDTLLFDTGHQTYVHKILTGRAASFARTLRSPGGLSGYPNRRESEHDVIENSHASTALSYADGIAKARALQGQSGRSVVAVVGDGALTGGVAFEALNNIGAAPQRPVIVVLNDNGHSYAPTAGALAAHLRRLRADRPEGVAAPAMSTIFEHLGFTYIGPVDGHDFAAIESALRRARGTRRPVVVHTMTVKGQGYPPACSDPERLHTTGARRPDGAGAAPATWTQVFADALVEIGDRRSDIVAITAAMPGPTGLSAFAQRFPRRCFDVGIAEQHAVASAAGLAIAGMHPVVAVYSTFLNRAFDQVLLDVALHRLPVTFVLDRAGITGPDGPSHHGMWDLSLLSTVPGLRVAAPRDATRLGELLAEAVADGSGPTAVRFPKATVGTDIVALERFQGVDVLYRGPRRDVLLIGVGPLAGECVQAAHRLTEGGIGVTVIDPRWVLPVSELMVGACLRYRLIVVAEDNTAAGGIPPAIQRALVDAGAGIPVRGLGLPHRFIEHGGRAAILAAAGLTGAGIADSVCVAFDELVAGQGEPS
- the ispH gene encoding 4-hydroxy-3-methylbut-2-enyl diphosphate reductase, translated to MSEHRTVLLAAPRSLCAGVERAIETVERLLAAPDRDAPVYVRKQIVHNTHVVDRLARKGAVFVDELDEVPAGSTVVFSAHGVAPAVRSQAGAQELTVVDATCPLVTKVHTEARRFAERGDTVVLIGHAGHEEVEGTRGEAPSATVVIDNPGAAMALDVPDETRVSYLTQTTLSVEETEATIAALRTRFPMLQGPPTADICYASTNRQRAVDAVAARSDVFLVVGSANSSNSQRMVDVARRHGIPAYLVDDATAIEEAWISAAGVIGVSAGASAPAALVDEVLEELRHYGPLTVEEVVTAVETMAFAAPAAVRRS
- a CDS encoding 4Fe-4S binding protein, which gives rise to MAYVITQSCCNDAGCVSECPVDCIRPAPGQPDFATAEMLYIDPGTCIDCGACVPACPVGAIFAEEDLTAPLRRYAEINATYFQSNPLDADISAPLPAAPSLPRGHDTLRVAVVGSGPAAAYATRALLSNAEVTVDLFEKLPTPGGLVRAGIAPDHQRTKAIGDRFEADRARQTLAYHLNVTVGEHIQPAELLEYHHAVIYAIGAAADRELGIEGERLPGSHSATEFVGWYNGHPDYADHAFDLCAERAVVIGNGNVALDLARILTIDPAELATTDIADHALAALRHSKIREVVVLGRRSPAQAAYTGPELLALSQLRGVDVRVNPRDLRLDATEAAAVQADPAQRLKWSLACDYARADAAGDRRRITLRFLSTPVALRGTNSVQALEYARNTLRRRDGAVIAEPTDTIETIETSLVLRSIGYRGLAIPGVPFDRHRGVIPNDHGRVLDHGDVVPGAYVAGWIKRGPHGVIGTNRADAEETVAALFADFGAGRLATPPRGRAELTQLLAHRQPDLIDGSGWRAIDSAERAEGRANGRPRVKLTDHAALLAAANSTRTTAGRGLP